One window of the Hyperolius riggenbachi isolate aHypRig1 chromosome 5, aHypRig1.pri, whole genome shotgun sequence genome contains the following:
- the LOC137518266 gene encoding RNA-binding protein 25-like, with protein RDRQRPRETDRETERERQTETERQRPRDRDRETETERQRPRDRDRETDRDRETDRERDRERERQRERETERERDRDRETERQTDRDRETERQTDRDRETERQTETERQRERQRERQRERQTERQTERQTETDRETDRERDRERDRERDRERQRQRERQRETDRQTERQRQTDRETQRDRQRERQRDRETDRETDRERDRERDRETDRHRERETERDRQTETERQRQRDRERDRQRERQTDRDRQRERQTDRDRQRERQTDRQRDRERETDRQRDRERERDRQRDRERERETDRQTERERETDRQRQRDRETDRQRDRQTERETERQRERQTERETDRERDRERDRQRQTDRDRQTETDRQRQTDRDRQTETDRETDRQRQTERDRQTETDRET; from the exons agagacagacagagaccgagagagacagacagagagacagagagagagagacagacagagaccgaGAGACAGAGACCGAGAGACAGAGACCGAGAGACAGAGACCGAGAGACAGAGACCGAGAGACAGAGACCGAGAGACAGaccgagacagagagacagacagagagagagaccgagagagagagagacagagagagagagagaccgagagagagagagacagagacagagagaccgagagacagacagacagagacagagagaccgagagacagacagacagagacagagagaccgag agacagacagagacagagagacagagagagagacagagagagagacagagagagagacagacagagagacagacagagagacagacagagacagacagagagacagacagagagagagacagagagagagacagagagagagacagagagagacagagacagagagagagacagagagagacagacagacagacagagagacagagacagacagacagagagacacagagagacagacagagagagagacagagagaccgaGAGaccgacagagagacagacagagagagagacagagagagagacagagagacagacagacacagagagagagagacagagagagacagacagacagagacagagagacagagacagagagacagagagagagacagacagagagagagacagacagacagagacagacagagagagagacagacagacagagacagacagagagagagacagacagacagacagagagaccgagagagagagacagacagacagagagaccgagagagagagagagacagacagagagaccgagagagagagagagagacagacagacagaccgagagagagagagagacagacagacagagacagagagaccgagagacagacagacagagagacagacagacagagagagagaccgagagacagagagagagacagacagagagagagacagacagagagagagacagagagagagacagacagagacagacagacagagacagacagacagagacagacagacagagacagacagacagagacagacagacagagacagacagagagacagacagacagagacagacagagagagacagacagacagagacagacagagagaca
- the LOC137517609 gene encoding RNA-binding protein 25-like, with translation TERETERETDRERQRDRQTERETDRQTDRQRERETDRQRETDRETERQRERQRERQRETDRDRQRQTDRETDRERDRQRERQTERETDRERDRQRERQTETDRETDRQTERDRETDRERDRQTDRETERETERQTERETETERERQRDRQRDRERDRERGDRETERQTDRDRETDRDRQRDRETDRETERQTERDRQRERERQRDRETDRQRDRERQTDRDRERETERPRDRQTERQTDRERDRETDRETERDRQRERQTERETDRDRQRDRQTETERQTDRETERQTERDRETDRERDRETDRETDRETERQTERQRDRQRDRETDRETDRQRQRDRETERQTERDRQTNRDRETDRQRDRQTDRQRDRQRDRQRDRQRDRQRETDRQRERQRQTD, from the exons acagagagagagacagagagagagacagacagagagagacagagagacagacagacagagagagagacagacagacagacagacagacagagagagagagagacagacagac agagagagacagacagagagacagagagacagagagagagacagagagagagacagagagagacagacagagacagacagagacagacagacagagagacagacagagagagagacagacagagagagagacagacagagagagagacagacagagagagagacagacagagagagagacagacagagacagacagagagacagacagacagacagagagagacagagagacagacagagagagagacagacagacagacagagagacagagagagagacagagagacagacagagagagagacagagacagagagagagagacagagagacagacagagagacagagagagagacagagagagag gagacagagagaccgagagacagacagacagagacagagagacagacagagacagacagagagacagagagacagacagagagacagagagacagacagagagagacagacagagagagagagagagacagagagaccgagagacagacagacagagagacagagagagacagacagacagagacagagagagagagacagagagaccgagagacagacagacagagagacagacagacagagagagagacagagagacagacagagagacagagagagacagacagagagagagacagacagagagagagacagacagagacagacagagagacagacagacagagacagagagacagacagacagagagacagagagacagacagagagagacagagagacagacagagagagagacagagagacagacagagagacagacagagagacagagagacagacagagagacagagagacagacagagagacagagagacagacagagagacagacagacagagacagagagacagagagacagagagacagacagagagagacagacagacaaacagagacagagagacagacagacagagagacagacagacagacagacagagagacagacagagagacagacagagagacagacagagagacagacagagagagacagacagacagagagagagacagagacagacagac
- the LOC137517610 gene encoding RNA-binding protein 25-like, with product RDTERQRDRETDRETERQTERDRQTDRERERQRERQRDRETERQTDRETDRQRERQRDRERDRETDRETETDRETDRQTETERERDRETERQRDRETDRQRDRQTERETERQRDRQTERQRERQRDRQRDRQTDRDRETDRQRDRQTERQTERQTERQTERQRDRQRQRERTERQRERQRDRQTETDRDRQRDRQRDRQRDRQRDRERDRETDRQRQRERDRERETERDRDRETDRQRDTDRETDRETDRETDRETDRERERQRDRDRERDRDRERDRDRETDRQRETDRQRETERERQRQTDRETDRDRQRDRQRDRQRDRQRDRERDRETDRQRQRERETERDRERQRQRDRQRETERPRDRQRQTERETERDRQTETDR from the exons agagacacagagagacagagagaccgagagacagacagagagacagagagacagacagagagagacagacagacagacagagagagagagagacagagagagagacagagagacagagagaccgagagacagacagacagagagacagacagacagagagagagacagagagacagagagagagacagagagacagacagagagacagagacagacagagagacagacagacagacagagacagagagagagagagacagagagaccgagagacagagagaccgagagacagacagacagagagacagacagacagagagagagacagagagacagagagacagacagacagagagacagagagagagacagagagacagacagagagacagacagacagacagagacagagagacagacagacagagagacagacagacagagagacagacagagagacagacagagagacagacagagagacagagagacagacagagacagagagagag gacagagagacagagagagagacagagagacagacagacagagacagacagagacagacagagagacagacagagagacagacagagagacagacagagagacagagagagagacagagagacagacagacagagacagagagagagagacagagagagagagacagagagagacagagacagagagacagacagacagagagacacagacagagagacagacagagagacagacagagagacagacagagagacagacagagagagagagagacagagagacagagacagagagagagacagagacagagagagagacagagacagagagacagacagacagagagagacagacagacagcgagagacagagagagagagacagagacagacagacagagagacagacagagacagacagagagacagacagagagacagacagagagacagacagagagacagagagagagacagagagacagacagacagagacagagagagagagagacagagagagacagagagagacagagacagagagacagacagagagagacagagagaccgagagacagacagagacagacagagagagagacagagagagacagacagacagagacagacaga
- the LOC137517611 gene encoding RNA-binding protein 25-like, whose product ETDRERDRQRERQTERETDRERDRQRERQTERQTETDRQRQTDRETDRQRETETDRQTERETDRDRQRDRQRQTERQTDRERQRQTDRQRERQTERQTDRERERETDRQTDRQTDRQTDRQTDRERERERDRQTDRETERERQRDRQRDRQRDRERTDRERDRQRERQTETDRQRDRQTDRERETERQTDRQRERQTDRQRDRETERETDRQRDRERDRETDRERDRERETERQTERQRERDRERDRETDRETDRETERQTERQRDRQRDRETERQTDRDRETERQTDRDRETERETETDRETERQTERQRDRQRETDRERERQRDRETDRETDRQRERQRDRQRDRERQTERETDRERDRQRQTERQTERDRETDRDRERETERERQRDRQRDRERDRERDRQRQRE is encoded by the exons gagacagacagagagagagacagacagagagagagacagacagagagagagacagacagagagagagacagacagagagagagacagacagagagacagacagagacagacagacagagacagacagacagagagacagacagacagagagagacagagacagacagacagacagagagagagacagacagagacagacagagagacagacagagacagacagagagacagacagacagagagagacagagacagacagacagacagagagagagacagacagagagacagacagacagagagagagagagagagacagacagacagacagacagacagacagacagacagacagacagacagacagacagagagagagagagagagagagacagacagacagacagagagacagagagagagagacagagagacagacagagagacagacagagagacagagagag gacagacagagagagagacagacagagagagagacagacagagacagacagacagagagacagacagacagacagagagagagagacagagagacagacagacagacagagagagagacagacagacagacagagagacagagagacagagagagagacagacagacagagagacagagagagagacagagagacagacagagagagagacagagagagagagacagagagacagacagagagacagagagagagagacagagagagagacagagagacagacagagagacagacagagagacagagagacagacagagagacagagagatagacagagagacagagagaccgagagacagacagacagagacagagagaccgagagacagacagacagagacagagagacagagagagagacagagacagacagagagacagagagacagacagagagacagagagacagacagagagagacagacagagagagagagagacagagagaccgaGAGACAGaccgagagacagacagacagagagagagacagagagacagacagagagacagagagagacagacagagagagagacagacagagagagagacagacagagacagacagagagacagacagagagagacagagagacagacagagacagagagagagagacagagagagagagacagagagacagacagagagacagagagagagacagagagagagacagacagagacagagagag